The following are encoded together in the Phaseolus vulgaris cultivar G19833 chromosome 9, P. vulgaris v2.0, whole genome shotgun sequence genome:
- the LOC137823117 gene encoding autophagy-related protein 18c-like, with the protein MQQRMEGSPLSRMSSSGSIYQGIFPNSRIGNSASPNGGASPSFTLPIGDMNENDDTDLLSITWNQDYRCFAAGTSHGFRIYNCKPCKETFRRDMKSGGFKIVEMLFRCNLLALVGSVANSHYPPNKVLIWDDYQSRCMGVFTFRSEVRGVKLRRDRIVIVLEHKIYVYNFTDLKLLHQIETLANPRGLCCLSHHSNTFVLACPGLNKGQVRVEHFGLNVTKLISAHDSQIACLTLTLDGLLLATASITGTLIRIFNTMDGTQLQEVRRGADRAEINSIAFSPNVQWLAASSDKCTVHVFSLRVRVSGEDSLNQPNVAQGPALFHQNSSTSMDPLISPNTGANPNSAFSFMRGLLPKYFSSEWSFAQFRLPQSTNLIVAFGSENDVIIVGMNGSFYRCSFDIVHGGEMVQQEYVRFLKIENRP; encoded by the exons ATGCAGCAAAGGATGGAAGGTTCACCGTTATCTCGTATGAGTTCATCTGGTTCAATATATCAAGGAATATTTCCAAATTCAAGGATTGGAAATAGTGCATCCCCCAATGGTGGGGCCTCTCCTTCTTTTACCCTGCCTATTGGAGACATGAATGAAAATGATGACACAGACTTGCTCTCAATAACATGGAATCAGGACTATCGTTGCTTTGCTGCTGGAACAAGTCATGGTTTTCGAATTTATAATTGTAAACCTTGCAAAGAAACTTTCAGACGTGATATGAAAAGTGGTGGTTTTAAAATTGTAGAGATGCTATTCCGCTGCAATCTTCTAGCACTTGTTGGTTCCGTAGCTAATTCACACTACCCACCAAATAAAGTCTTGATATGGGATGATTATCAGAGCAGGTGCATGGGTGTATTTACATTTAGATCTGAAGTTCGAGGAGTGAAATTAAGAAGGGATCGAATTGTAATTGTTCTTGAGCACAAGATATATGTTTATAACTTTACAGATTTGAAGCTTCTTCATCAGATTGAAACTCTGGCAAATCCTAGAGGGCTGTGCTGTCTTTCACACCATTCAAATACATTTGTTTTGGCTTGTCCAGGTTTAAACAAAGGACAAGTTCGAGTTGAACACTTTGGACTGAACGTGACAAAATTAATCAGTGCTCATGATTCTCAAATTGCATGTTTAACTCTGACATTGGATGGACTCCTTCTTGCAACTGCTAGTATAACGGGCACTTTAATTAGAATCTTCAATACAATGGACGGAACTCAATTGCAAGAA GTAAGAAGAGGGGCAGATAGAGCTGAAATCAACAGTATAGCCTTTTCTCCAAATGTTCAGTGGTTGGCAGCATCAAGTGACAAATGCACTGTTCATGTATTCAGTTTGAGAGTGAGAGTGTCTGGGGAGGATAGTTTGAATCAGCCAAATGTTGCTCAAGGGCCTGCACTGTTTCATCAGAATTCTTCTACTTCTATGGATCCCTTGATTTCTCCAAATACTGGCGCCAACCCCAATTCAGCGTTTTCTTTCATGAGAG GACTTTTACCAAAATATTTTAGCTCAGAGTGGTCATTTGCGCAGTTCCGCTTGCCCCAAAGCACCAATTTAATTGTGGCATTTGGATCTGAGAACGATGTCATAATTGTTGGCATGAATGGGAG